AGCACCGAACTGATCGTTAATCTGTTTATACCGAATACGCCGCTTCATGACGGCGCGGTCATCATTCGGGGGTCCCAGTTGATGGCGGCGGGCTGCTACCTGCCGTTGTCGGAGAACCCGTTTATCAGCAAGGAGCTGGGTACGCGGCATCGCGCGGCCATCGGCATGAGCGAGGTGTCCGACGCCATCTGCGTCGTCGTCTCCGAGGAGACGGGGCAGGTGTCGCTGGTGATGAACGGCCAGATCGTGAGGGACGTCGACGAGGAATCGCTGATTTCCAAGCTGCACGAGCAACTGAAGCCTGCCAACAAGGCCAAAGAGCGGCAACCGTTCTGGAGACGGAGGAACGGCCACGATGGATAAAATTCTGTCGAATCGCAACGCGGTGCGTGTCATCGCTTTATTGATCGGCATATTTTTGTGGGTGATCGTTCGTTTGGATCAGAGCCAGACGACAGGCCCCGGGGATATCAACGGGCTTACGCCCGAGGTGACGATTCATAACGTCAGCCTGACGCCGCTGTACGACGACGAGCATTTCCTCGTGAAGGAAATGTCGCCGCCCGCCGTCACCGTGCGGGCGGTCACCAGCAAGGAAGTCAAGGCGGGCAATTACCGCATCGTGCTCGATCTGACGAAGCTGGGAGCGGGCACGCACCAGGTGAATCCGAAGGCCGAGGGCTTCCCGAGAGGAGCCAATGTGAAGATCGAGCCGGATACGGTGACCGTGACGCTGGAGGCGATTCAGAAGAAGCAGGTGCAGGTGCAAGTGGATGTGCTCGGATCGCCCGCGCCCGGCTATCGGGCCGGAGAGCCGGTGATTAACCCGCTGCGGGTGCACGTGACGGTGCCGAGCAATCAGGTAGGGGAAGTCGATTCGGTCCGGGGCGAGATTCGGATCGACGGGGCGAAGGATGCGGTCAAGTCGGAAGTGAAGCTGACCGCTTACGACAAAAATGCGCGGCCAATCGAGGCCCAGATCGAGCCGGCGGTGGTCAGCGTCGAGGTTCCCGTCACGCTGCCGTTCAAAACGGTGCCCCTGCGGATCAAGACAAGCGCGGGACCGCCTGCTGGTTATGCCGTGCAGCAAATTACGCCCGCTGTCGAGCAGGTGACGATCTACGGGCCGCAGGATGCGCTCGACAAGATCGAGTTCTACGACGGTCCGTCGCTTGATTTGTCCAGAGTCACGAAGGATGAGACGCTGACGGTCGAATTAACCCCGCCGCAAGGCTTCCAGCGGATCGAACCGTCGAAGCTGGAGCTCGCGGTCAAGGTCGTGCCGTCGGAGACGAAAGAGATCGCGAATGTGCCGCTGAGGCCGGTCGGCCTGAACACCAATATCGCCACGACGATTCTGGAGCCTGCCGAACAGGTCATTCGCGTAACGGTCGAAGGGGCGCCGGAACGGCTCGCTTCGATGGATGTCGAGGATGTGCAGGCGTTGGTCGATGTCAGCAATCTGCCGGCCGGCGAGCACGTGGTGCCGGTGAAGCTGAGTTTGCCGGCTTACGTGAAGGCGGTTGGTCCGCCGCCGCAGGTCAAGGTGCTGATCGCGGCCAAGGATTCGGCGGCGAGCGGAACGCCGGGCGGGGGGGCGGATTCGCCTTCGCCGGCACCGTCCGGTTCGGACGGGGCTGCTTCGCCGCCGGCGCCTTCGCCGGCGCCAACGCCGAAGTCGTCGCCGTCGTCGTGACAGCGTTTCGCCTCAAGAGATCATGATTATGCTGCTGAAGGAGAGTATTGGGGAATGGGGAAATATTTCGGAACGGACGGCGTGCGGGGTGTCGCGAACCGCGAACTGACGCCGGAGCTTGCGTATAAGATCGGCCGCTGCGGAGGATATGTGCTGACCTCCCAATCGAAATCGGAGAAGCCGTTAATCGTTATCGGCCGCGATACGCGTATCTCGGGCCCGATGTTGGAGTCCGCTCTGGTCGCAGGCCTGCTGTCGATTGGCGCGACGGTCGTGCGACTGGGCGTGTTGTCCACGCCGGGGGTCGCTTACCTTACGCGGCTGCTGCAGGCGGACGCCGGGGTGATGATCTCGGCTTCGCATAATCCGGTGGAGGACAACGGCATCAAGTTCTTCGGGGCGGACGGCTTCAAGCTGTTCGACGAGACGGAACTGGAGATCGAGCGGCTGATCGATGCGGAGCAGGACGAGCTTCCGCGTCCGGTCGGAGCGGGACTTGGGACCGTTCGCGACGACGAGCAGGCCAAGTACCGGTATATGGACTACCTGAAGACGACGATCGCCGGCGATTTGTCCGGCATGAAGATCGTGCTGGATTGCGCACATGGCGCCGCATCGGAACTGGCGCCGCGGCTGTTCCGCGAATTGGGCGCGGAGGTATGGACGATCGGTTCGGAGCCGGACGGACTGAACATCAACGACGGCTGCGGCTCCACGCATCCGGAATTGCTGCAGGCGGAAGTCGTCAAGCGGGGCGCACATCTCGGCCTCTCCTTCGACGGCGACGCGGACCGGCTGATCGCTATCGACGAGAAGGGCGAAGTCGTCGACGGCGACTATATCCTGCTCATTCTCGGCGACGCCATGCGGCGCGCGGGCAAGCTGTCCAATGAGACGATCGTCACGACGGTAATGGCGAATCTCGGCTTCTTCAAAGCGGCCGAGAAGCTCGGTCTGAATACGGCCCAGACGGCGGTCGGCGACCGTTATGTCATGGAAGAAATGCGCCGCGGCGGATACAATCTGGGCGGCGAACAGTCCGGCCACGTGATCCTGCTGGACTACAACACGACCGGCGACGGCATGCTGACGGGCCTGCAGTTGGCGGCGGTTCTGAAAGCTTCCGGTAAGCCGCTGAGCGAGCTGAAGACGCTGATGCGCAAGTACCCGCAGCAGCTCGTGAACGTCAGGGTCGCCGACAAATCCCGGTGGAAGGAAAACGCCGCGATCGTGGCGGCCATCGCGGCCGGCGAAGCGGAATTCGCGGGCAACGGACGCGTGCTCGTTCGTCCGTCCGGCACGGAATCGCTTATCCGCGTCATGGCGGAGGGGCCCGAGCTGGAGCAGGTGGAACGCATCGTGTCGTCGATCGCCGACGTCGTGCGCCGCGAACTGGCTTAACCGTTCAAGGATCAGCGGACTTCTCCCGTTTATTGACGGGGAAAGTCCGCTTGACCTGTTACTGTTGAGGCTGCCCGATCAGGGCGAGAAATATCCCGGGTCGGGTGAAGGCTCCCGCACGAAATCCCCCAAAGGTCGTCTGTCGGGTTGCAAGACGGGCGGAAAACGAATAAGATGGGGATATGATTTTTTACGAAGGGAAGGAGGATCGCGGAAAATCGACAGGAAGCGCCTGAGCTTCCGGCGAGCCGTTCGTATCGGAGCAGGTAACGGCAAGGGCGATTCGCGCCCGATGGATACGAGCGGAGACGGCGGAAGCTGACGAGGTGGAGGTGTTCGGAACAATCGGCGGGGACCTCCCGGTCATGGTTCATGGCCGTAAGCCGAAGGGCAAAACGGTCGAGCGATCGACCCGACAAGACTTCGGCGTGAACAAGCGCGTGCGGCGCGGAGACGGCGGCTGCCGGGGCAGCGTAAGACCTCCCGGCGCGGCAGCGTGCGGTTGGCGGGACAGCGGCGAATATAGACGGCCGCAAGTCCTACCGGCATTTCAGGCTAACGGCGGCATTAACGGCGTTGAACGTTCGCCCCGTCAGAAATAAAAGGCATCGATATTTAAGGGCGTGGCCGTCGTTATTTCGGTGACGGTTCGCGATCGGTGTCCGCAGCGGCGCTTTGTCCTTTTTTTAAAAAGGGGCAGAGAAGCCTGTTTGATTATTGCCTTTTAAGGGCCTCGCGGCAGGCTCGACGATATATCCAAGTAGAGATTGATCGGTTTTTCGACGCAGACGTACGGAAAGACCGCTCTTTGACAACTGAATCGGAGGATGAGAAACCATGTGTGGTATCGTGGGTTATGTTGGCATGCGCAATTCGCAGGAAGTGTTGATCGAAGGGCTGAAGAAGCTCGAATATCGCGGTTACGATTCGGCGGGCGTGGCCGTATTTACGCCGAACGGGCTGGAAGTTAAGAAGTCGGTCGGCCGTCTGGCGAACCTGGAGGAAAAGCTGAACGAGCGGCCTTTGGTCGGGACGATCGGCATCGGCCATACGCGCTGGGCGACGCACGGCAAGCCGTCGGACGTGAACTCGCACCCTCACACCGACAACTCCGTCAAATTTTCCGTCGTGCATAACGGCATCATCGAGAATTATCTGGAGCTGAAGGAAGAACTGATCGCGAAGGGCTACCGGTTCGTGTCGGAGACGGACACGGAGGTTATCGCGCATCTGGTGGCGGACGCGTACGAAGGCGACATCGTCCGTGCGGTGCAAAAAGCGGTCAAGCGTATGCGCGGGGCCTATGCCTTGGGCGTGTTGACGGAGCATGAGCCGGATCGTCTCGTCGCGGTGCGGCTGGCCAGCCCGCTGATTATCGGCGTCGGCGAAGGCGAGAATTTCATCGGCTCGGACATCCCGGCCATTCTCAACTATACGCGCAACGTGTATATCCTGAACGATGGCGAAATGGCGGTTCTGACGCGGGACGGCGTCGAATTGATGACGATCGAGGGGAATTTTATTTCCCGGGAAACATTTACTGTCGATTGGGATATCGCGACCGCGGAAAAAGCCGGATTCGATCACTTTATGCTGAAGGAAATTCATGAGCAACCGAAGGCTTACCGCGATACGATGGGCAGCCGCCTGTCGCCGGACGGCTCGCGCGTCGTGCTGAAAGAGCTGACGATGACGGAGCAGCAGATCCGCGACATCCGGAACGTGCATATCGTCGCTTGCGGCACGGCCTACCATGCCGGCTTGATCGGCAAGACGGTGATCGAGCAGTTGGCGCGGATCCCGGTAGAGACCGACGTGGCGTCGGAATACCGTTACCGCTCGCCGATTATCACGCCGAACACGCTGGTGATCGTCGTCAGCCAGTCCGGCGAGACGGCCGATACGCTGGCGGCTCTGCGTGAAGCGAAGCGCTGCGGCGCGCATGTGCTGGCGATCACGAACGTCGTCGGCAGCTCGGTGGCGCGCGAAGCGGACGACGTCCTCTTCACCTGGGCGGGGCCGGAGATCGCCGTCGCCTCCACGAAGGCGTATACGACGCAACTGGTGGCGTTCTACCTGTTCGGCTTGCATCTGGCGCAAGTGCTGGGCACGAAGGACGAGGCGTTTATCCGCGACATGATTGCGGCCATGAAGTCGCTGCCGGAGCAGGTAGAGGCGATTCTGGGACAGTCCGAGGCGATCAAGGCGGCCGCCGAAGACATGTCGAAGCACGACGACCTGTTCTTTATCGGCCGGGGCGTCGACTACGCCGTCTCGCTGGAAGGTTCGCTGAAGCTGAAGGAGATTTCGTATATCCACTCCGAGGCGTACGCGGCCGGCGAGCTGAAGCACGGCACGCTGGCGCTGATCGAGGAGAACGTGCCGGTAATCGCGCTGGCGACGCAGGAGGACCTGCTGGAGAAGACGGTCAGCAACATCAAGGAAGTGACCGCCCGAGGCGGCAAGGTGCTCGGCATCACGTCCGAGCGCTACGCCCAGGAGTTGGCGAAGTCGGTCAACACGGTGTTCACGATACCGCAGACGCACGCGCTGCTGACGCCCGCCCTGGCGGTCATCCCGCTGCAGCTGCTGGCGTACTATGCTTCGCTGGCGCGCGGCAACGACGTCGACAAGCCGCGCAACTTGGCGAAAAGCGTAACGGTAGAGTGATCCGCGAGTCATTTGTGGGTTGTTTTGTTAATAGCAATTAAATCCCGTCCTGGGAAAATAAAAACTGTCCAGGGACAATAAATCATGTCCATGAAGCCGAGCGGTGTTAGGGTTTATCCCTGATCACCTGTTCGGCTTCATCTTTTGGAAAGGGGGTAGGGGATAGGGTAGAAGGGGAAAAGGGTTTGATAAATCAAGTTTTGTCCCAATTAACCCTCCCCCTTTGTCATTTCCCTTACCCCTTTCCCCTCACTCCCTCAATTATTTCCCTGGACATTTCACAACGTTCCATTTCTTTATCCTCCCTAATCACCTAATTCCTTCCAATTTAGCAGACGATTTTTATTTTCCTCCCTTTTTGTACCAACTAGTTCCTCAAAACCTGAACCCCCTTATGCGGCAAGGGATTGGAGGCTTTGGTGGGGCTTAAGTGGGATGGACATGAATTATTTTCTCTTGACATAGTAGGGAAATTAAAATGGGATGTTCACGTTCAATTCGGTTTGATTGCTTAAGGAGACAGTCGATAAGGGAGCATTTTAGATGAATGTCCATAATAAAGCATGGTTATAAAAATGTGATACAATGTCCTGTAAGGGGGAAGAAACAAATTATTGGTTCTAAACTGTCCAATAAATATGAGATATAACTGATGCTTGGAAAATTAAGGGAGGATGTATCATGACCAAACATCAGATTTATACAATGAGTGTCGCAAGAGTCTATCCCCATTATATTTCGAAAGCAGAGAAAAAAGGGCGTACAAAATCGGAAGTTGATGAAATCATCCGTTGGTTGACTGGATATAGCCAGGAAGAGTTAGAAGTTCATCTGGAAAAACAGACAGACTTTGAGACCTTCTTTGCGGAAGCTCCCCAATTGAATCCTGCACGGACTTTGATCAAAGGTGTAGTTTGCGGTGTTCGAGTGGAAGATATCGAAGAACCAACAATGCGGGAAATTCGCTATTTGGATAAGCTGATTGATGAGTTAGCTAGGGGAAAAGCGATGGAGAAGATTTTGCGAAAATAATAAGGTGGCCTAAGATTTTATGCAATTATCAACACTGGGAGCGTGGATTTCATTTGTTTTTGCGAAGTGTAACGCTTCTCAGAGAGAAAATTGCCGATTTTCAAACCTACCCTTTCACAGTGCCAGCGATCAGGGAACTGGAATTCTTGCATTTCGATAGCCCAGTCACTTTTTTCGTTGGGGAAAATGGTTCGGGAAAGTCTACATTACTTGAGGCGATCGCGTACCAGTGCGGCTTTAATACGGCGGGCGGCGGGCGAAACAATGCACATGAGGTGGATTCATCCCATGCCGCATTGGGGGACTTCATCCGTCTGTCCTGGATGCCAAAAGTGACGCAAGGGTTTTTCTTAAGGGCGGAAAGTTTTTATCATTTTGCATCCCATCTTGACCAGTTAGCCAAGGAGGATCCGACGTTCCATTATCAGGGTTACGGCGGTAGATCGTTACACCAGCAATCCCATGGGGAGTCTTTTTTATCCTTGTTTTTAAATCGATTTGGCGGCAAGGGCATCTACCTGTTGGATGAACCCGAAGCGGCATTGTCCCCAGCCCGTCAACTTGCGTTTTTGAGGATCATTCATCAATTGGTGAGCAGTGGCAATGCTCAATTTATTATCGCGACACATTCGCCCATTTTGCTTGGATACCCGAAAGCCAGGATATGGAGCTTTGATTGTGTCCCCATCGCGAGCGTTAGCTATGAGGATACGGAGCATTATCAAATTACAAAAGCGTTTCTCAATCGAACAGACAAGTTTTTGGAAGATCTGTTTCGTGATGATGAAAAGTAGTTTACTGCACCAGCGGTGTTGATTGAAAAGGAGCAGGAAGGTCTGCTTATTCCTTCATATTTTGCAACATCGAAATCAACGACCGAAATGTACTGCCTGGCTATGTCGCATGGTATTTGAACACGGA
The nucleotide sequence above comes from Paenibacillus thermoaerophilus. Encoded proteins:
- a CDS encoding CdaR family protein; translated protein: MDKILSNRNAVRVIALLIGIFLWVIVRLDQSQTTGPGDINGLTPEVTIHNVSLTPLYDDEHFLVKEMSPPAVTVRAVTSKEVKAGNYRIVLDLTKLGAGTHQVNPKAEGFPRGANVKIEPDTVTVTLEAIQKKQVQVQVDVLGSPAPGYRAGEPVINPLRVHVTVPSNQVGEVDSVRGEIRIDGAKDAVKSEVKLTAYDKNARPIEAQIEPAVVSVEVPVTLPFKTVPLRIKTSAGPPAGYAVQQITPAVEQVTIYGPQDALDKIEFYDGPSLDLSRVTKDETLTVELTPPQGFQRIEPSKLELAVKVVPSETKEIANVPLRPVGLNTNIATTILEPAEQVIRVTVEGAPERLASMDVEDVQALVDVSNLPAGEHVVPVKLSLPAYVKAVGPPPQVKVLIAAKDSAASGTPGGGADSPSPAPSGSDGAASPPAPSPAPTPKSSPSS
- the glmM gene encoding phosphoglucosamine mutase, whose protein sequence is MGKYFGTDGVRGVANRELTPELAYKIGRCGGYVLTSQSKSEKPLIVIGRDTRISGPMLESALVAGLLSIGATVVRLGVLSTPGVAYLTRLLQADAGVMISASHNPVEDNGIKFFGADGFKLFDETELEIERLIDAEQDELPRPVGAGLGTVRDDEQAKYRYMDYLKTTIAGDLSGMKIVLDCAHGAASELAPRLFRELGAEVWTIGSEPDGLNINDGCGSTHPELLQAEVVKRGAHLGLSFDGDADRLIAIDEKGEVVDGDYILLILGDAMRRAGKLSNETIVTTVMANLGFFKAAEKLGLNTAQTAVGDRYVMEEMRRGGYNLGGEQSGHVILLDYNTTGDGMLTGLQLAAVLKASGKPLSELKTLMRKYPQQLVNVRVADKSRWKENAAIVAAIAAGEAEFAGNGRVLVRPSGTESLIRVMAEGPELEQVERIVSSIADVVRRELA
- the glmS gene encoding glutamine--fructose-6-phosphate transaminase (isomerizing), whose protein sequence is MCGIVGYVGMRNSQEVLIEGLKKLEYRGYDSAGVAVFTPNGLEVKKSVGRLANLEEKLNERPLVGTIGIGHTRWATHGKPSDVNSHPHTDNSVKFSVVHNGIIENYLELKEELIAKGYRFVSETDTEVIAHLVADAYEGDIVRAVQKAVKRMRGAYALGVLTEHEPDRLVAVRLASPLIIGVGEGENFIGSDIPAILNYTRNVYILNDGEMAVLTRDGVELMTIEGNFISRETFTVDWDIATAEKAGFDHFMLKEIHEQPKAYRDTMGSRLSPDGSRVVLKELTMTEQQIRDIRNVHIVACGTAYHAGLIGKTVIEQLARIPVETDVASEYRYRSPIITPNTLVIVVSQSGETADTLAALREAKRCGAHVLAITNVVGSSVAREADDVLFTWAGPEIAVASTKAYTTQLVAFYLFGLHLAQVLGTKDEAFIRDMIAAMKSLPEQVEAILGQSEAIKAAAEDMSKHDDLFFIGRGVDYAVSLEGSLKLKEISYIHSEAYAAGELKHGTLALIEENVPVIALATQEDLLEKTVSNIKEVTARGGKVLGITSERYAQELAKSVNTVFTIPQTHALLTPALAVIPLQLLAYYASLARGNDVDKPRNLAKSVTVE
- a CDS encoding DUF2200 domain-containing protein; its protein translation is MTKHQIYTMSVARVYPHYISKAEKKGRTKSEVDEIIRWLTGYSQEELEVHLEKQTDFETFFAEAPQLNPARTLIKGVVCGVRVEDIEEPTMREIRYLDKLIDELARGKAMEKILRK
- a CDS encoding AAA family ATPase — its product is MFLRSVTLLREKIADFQTYPFTVPAIRELEFLHFDSPVTFFVGENGSGKSTLLEAIAYQCGFNTAGGGRNNAHEVDSSHAALGDFIRLSWMPKVTQGFFLRAESFYHFASHLDQLAKEDPTFHYQGYGGRSLHQQSHGESFLSLFLNRFGGKGIYLLDEPEAALSPARQLAFLRIIHQLVSSGNAQFIIATHSPILLGYPKARIWSFDCVPIASVSYEDTEHYQITKAFLNRTDKFLEDLFRDDEK